A single region of the Marmota flaviventris isolate mMarFla1 chromosome 10, mMarFla1.hap1, whole genome shotgun sequence genome encodes:
- the LOC114098916 gene encoding pancreatic alpha-amylase, translating to MKLFLLLSALGLCWAQYSPNTQQGRTSMVHLFEWRWVDIAQECERYLAPNGFGGVQISPPNENIVVNNPSRPWWERYQPISYKICTRSGNENEFRDMVIRCNNVGVRIYVDAVINHMCGEGGGAGTSSTCGSYFNAGNREFPAVPYSGWDFNDGKCKTSSGGIESYNDAYQVRDCRLVGLLDLALEKDYVRTQIANYMNHLIDIGVAGFRLDASKHMWPGDIKAVLDKLHNLNTKWFPGGSRPFIFQEVIDLGGEAITSSEYFGNGRVTEFKYGAKLGTVIRRWNGEKMAYLKNWGEGWGFMPSDRALVFVDNHDNQRGHGAGGSSILTFWDARLYKMAVGFMLAHPYGFTRVMSSYRWPRYFVNGQDVNDWVGPPNNNGVTKEVTINPDTTCGNDWVCEHRWRQIRNMVIFRNVVDGQPFQNWWDNGSNQVAFGRGNKGFIVFNNDDWSLSTTLQTGLPGGTYCDVISGDKINGNCTGIKVYVSSDGKAQFSISNSAEDPFIAIHADSKL from the exons atgaagttatttttgcTGCTTTCAGCCCTTGGGCTCTGTTGGGCTCAGTATTCCCCAAACACTCAACAGGGAAGGACCTCTATGGTCCACTTGTTTGAGTGGCGCTGGGTTGATATTGCTCAGGAATGTGAGCGATACTTAGCTCCCAATGGATTTGGAGGAGTTCAG ATCTCACCACCCAATGAAAATATTGTTGTTAACAACCCTTCAAGACCTTGGTGGGAAAGATACCAACCAATTAGCTATAAAATATGCACAAGATCTGGAAATGAAAATGAGTTCAGAGACATGGTGATAAGGTGTAACAATGTTGGT GTCCGAATTTATGTGGATGCTGTAATTAATCATATGTGTGGTGAAGGGGGAGGTGCAGGAACAAGCAGTACTTGTGGAAGTTACTTCAATGCTGGAAATAGGGAATTTCCAGCAGTCCCATACTCTGGTTGGGATTTTAATGATGGTAAATGTAAAACCTCAAGTGGCGGCATTGAGAGCTATAATGATGCTTATcag GTCAGAGATTGTCGTCTGGTTGGTCTTCTTGATCTTGCCCTGGAGAAAGATTATGTGCGCACCCAAATTGCCAATTATATGAACCATCTCATTGATATTGGTGTAGCAGGGTTCAGACTGGATGCTTCTAAACATATGTGGCCTGGAGACATAAAGGCAGTTTTGGATAAACTACATAATCTAAACACAAAATGGTTCCCTGGAGGAAGCAGGCCTTTCATTTTCCAGGAG GTGATTGATCTGGGTGGTGAGGCAATTACAAGTAGTGAGTACTTTGGAAATGGCCGTGTGACAGAATTCAAGTATGGTGCAAAACTGGGCACAGTTATTCGCAGATGGAATGGAGAGAAGATGGCTTActtaaa gaacTGGGGAGAAGGTTGGGGTTTCATGCCCTCAGACAGAGCTCTAGTCTTTGTGGATAACCATGACAACCAACGAGGACATGGAGCTGGAGGATCATCCATTCTTACCTTCTGGGATGCAAG gcTGTATAAAATGGCAGTTGGATTTATGCTTGCTCATCCTTATGGATTTACACGAGTAATGTCAAGCTACCGTTGGCCAAGATATTTTGTGAATGGACAA gATGTTAATGATTGGGTTGGACCACCAAATAATAATGGAGTGACTAAAGAAGTAACTATTAATCCAGACACTACTTGTGGCAATGACTGGGTCTGTGAACATCGATGGCGCCAAATAAG AAACATGGTTATTTTCCGAAATGTGGTTGATGGCCAGCCTTTTCAAAACTGGTGGGATAATGGTAGCAACCAAGTGGCTTTTGGAAGAGGAAACAAAGGATTCATTGTCTTTAATAATGATGACTG gtCATTGTCAACAACTTTGCAAACTGGTCTTCCTGGTGGCACATATTGTGATGTCATTTCTGGAgataaaattaatggaaattgCACAGGAATTAAAGTCTATGTTTCCAGTGATGGCAAGGCTCAGTTTTCTATTAGTAACTCTGCTGAAGACCCATTCATTGCAATTCATGCTGATTCAAAgttgtaa